One Prevotella intermedia ATCC 25611 = DSM 20706 DNA window includes the following coding sequences:
- the xerC gene encoding tyrosine recombinase XerC: protein MLSIEDFLKFLRLERNYSQKTIDNYRADLEQFELFFRKLEADLSWKDVDADIIRDWIEQMMDKGNAPASVNRRLSALRSYYRYALKRGVVETDPTYNIQGPKRKKVLPQFLKETEMDKLIDPKMWTDTYKDVLARTIIITFYSTGVRVSELVGLDMKDVNFVTHELKVTGKRDKQRIIPFGEELETTLTAYLQKRDSEVGVYDALFVTEKGERVTASQVRTMVKANLAKVSTLKKKSPHVLRHTFATAMLNNKAGLGSVKKLLGHENIATTEIYTHVTFEQLKKAYNEAHPRA from the coding sequence ATGTTGAGCATAGAAGACTTTTTGAAATTCTTGCGTTTGGAGCGGAACTATTCGCAAAAAACAATAGACAATTACAGAGCGGACTTAGAACAGTTTGAACTGTTTTTCAGAAAGTTGGAAGCCGACTTGTCTTGGAAAGATGTTGATGCAGACATTATCCGAGATTGGATAGAGCAAATGATGGACAAGGGAAATGCTCCCGCCTCGGTAAATCGAAGGCTGAGTGCCCTACGTTCCTATTATCGTTACGCACTGAAAAGAGGAGTCGTTGAAACCGACCCTACTTACAACATTCAAGGGCCTAAAAGAAAGAAAGTGTTGCCACAGTTTCTGAAAGAAACGGAAATGGACAAGCTGATTGACCCGAAGATGTGGACAGATACATATAAAGATGTACTCGCGCGTACCATAATAATAACGTTCTATTCAACAGGCGTCAGAGTTTCCGAACTCGTTGGGTTGGATATGAAAGATGTAAACTTCGTAACCCACGAGCTTAAGGTAACGGGAAAGCGCGATAAACAACGTATTATCCCTTTTGGTGAAGAACTCGAAACAACGCTGACAGCATATTTGCAGAAGCGAGATTCGGAAGTAGGAGTGTATGATGCTCTGTTCGTAACCGAAAAAGGTGAGCGTGTAACGGCAAGTCAGGTAAGGACGATGGTGAAAGCAAACCTTGCAAAAGTCTCGACATTGAAGAAGAAATCGCCACACGTGCTACGGCATACGTTTGCGACAGCAATGCTTAACAACAAAGCTGGATTGGGAAGTGTGAAGAAACTGCTCGGACACGAGAATATCGCAACGACAGAAATATACACACACGTAACTTTCGAGCAATTGAAAAAAGCGTATAACGAAGCCCACCCACGGGCATAA
- the rplA gene encoding 50S ribosomal protein L1, protein MSKLTKNQKSVAEKVELGKAYTLAEASELVKEITTTKFDASVDVDIRLGVDPRKANQMVRGVVTLPNGTGKQTRVLCLCTPDQEAAAKEAGADYVGLDEYIQKINGGWTDIDVIITMPSCMGKVGPLGRVLGPRGLMPNPKSGTVTMDVAKAVKDVKSGKIDFKVDKAGIIHTSIGKISMSAEQIFGNAKEFISTVVKLKPAAAKGTYIKSIFISSTMSKGIKIDPKSAE, encoded by the coding sequence ATGAGTAAACTGACAAAAAATCAGAAATCAGTAGCTGAGAAGGTTGAATTAGGGAAGGCATACACTTTAGCAGAGGCATCTGAACTTGTTAAGGAAATTACCACAACAAAATTCGATGCATCTGTTGATGTTGATATTCGTTTGGGTGTAGACCCACGTAAGGCAAACCAAATGGTTCGTGGCGTGGTAACATTGCCAAACGGAACAGGAAAACAGACACGTGTGCTGTGTCTCTGTACTCCTGATCAGGAAGCTGCCGCTAAGGAAGCTGGAGCTGATTACGTTGGTCTTGATGAATATATTCAAAAGATTAACGGTGGATGGACAGATATTGATGTAATCATTACTATGCCATCTTGCATGGGTAAGGTTGGTCCTTTAGGTCGTGTACTCGGTCCTCGTGGATTGATGCCAAACCCTAAGAGTGGTACTGTAACTATGGATGTTGCGAAGGCAGTTAAGGATGTTAAGTCAGGTAAGATCGACTTTAAGGTTGATAAGGCTGGTATTATCCATACCTCTATTGGTAAAATCAGTATGTCTGCTGAACAGATTTTTGGCAATGCAAAGGAATTTATTTCTACCGTTGTTAAATTGAAGCCTGCTGCTGCTAAAGGTACATATATCAAGAGTATCTTTATTTCAAGCACAATGAGTAAGGGTATCAAGATTGATCCTAAATCAGCTGAATAA
- the rplL gene encoding 50S ribosomal protein L7/L12 has product MADIKAIAEELVNLTVKEVNELATVLKDEYGIEPAAAAVAVAGPVAGGGAAAAAEEKTEFDVVLAEAGANKLKVVKAVKEACGLGLKDAKDLVDGAPSTIKEGVAKDEAENLKKLIEAEGAKVELK; this is encoded by the coding sequence ATGGCAGATATTAAAGCTATTGCAGAAGAATTAGTAAATCTTACTGTTAAGGAAGTAAACGAGTTAGCAACTGTCCTCAAGGACGAGTATGGAATTGAGCCTGCTGCTGCAGCCGTAGCAGTTGCTGGTCCTGTTGCTGGTGGTGGCGCAGCTGCTGCAGCTGAAGAAAAGACAGAGTTCGATGTAGTTCTCGCTGAAGCTGGTGCAAACAAGCTTAAGGTAGTTAAGGCTGTTAAGGAAGCTTGCGGTCTTGGCTTGAAGGACGCTAAGGATCTTGTTGATGGTGCTCCTTCTACTATCAAGGAAGGTGTTGCTAAAGACGAGGCTGAAAACTTGAAGAAGCTCATCGAAGCTGAAGGTGCTAAGGTAGAGTTGAAGTAA
- the rplJ gene encoding 50S ribosomal protein L10: MKKEVKDTIITELGEKLKEYPHFYLVDVTGLNAEATSSLRRKCFKSEIKMVVVKNNLLHKAFEASELDYEPLYGSLKGNTAIMFTQVANVPAKLLKEYTKEGIPALKAAYAEESMFVGADKLEELVALKSKNELIADVVALLQSPTKNVVSALQSGANTIHGVLKTLGERPE; encoded by the coding sequence ATGAAGAAAGAAGTTAAAGATACGATTATCACTGAACTCGGTGAGAAACTTAAGGAATATCCTCACTTTTACCTTGTAGACGTTACGGGGTTGAATGCAGAGGCTACAAGCTCTCTCCGTCGTAAGTGCTTCAAAAGCGAGATTAAAATGGTTGTTGTTAAGAACAATCTTCTCCACAAAGCTTTTGAGGCTTCAGAATTAGATTATGAACCTCTCTATGGTTCTTTGAAAGGTAATACAGCTATTATGTTTACACAGGTAGCTAATGTTCCTGCAAAGCTCCTTAAAGAATATACAAAGGAAGGTATTCCTGCTTTGAAAGCGGCTTACGCTGAAGAGTCTATGTTCGTTGGTGCTGATAAACTCGAAGAACTTGTAGCTCTCAAGAGCAAGAACGAACTTATTGCTGACGTTGTGGCATTGCTGCAGTCTCCAACAAAGAACGTGGTTTCTGCTCTTCAATCTGGCGCAAACACTATTCATGGTGTGCTTAAGACTTTAGGCGAGCGTCCTGAATAA
- the tuf gene encoding elongation factor Tu, translating into MAKETFQRTKPHVNIGTIGHVDHGKTTLTAAISKTLHDKGFGGEEAKSFDQIDNAPEEKERGITINSSHIEYETAKRHYAHVDCPGHADYVKNMVTGAAQMDGAILVCAATDGPMPQTREHVLLARQVNVPRLVVFLNKCDMVEDEEMLELVEMELGEILTQYEYEEDTPIIRGSALGALNGVEKWTDKVMELMDTVDEWIQEPPRATDKPFLMPIEDVFSITGRGTVATGRIETGVIHVGDEVELLGLGEDKKSTVTGVEMFRKLLDEGQAGDNVGLLLRGIDKNEIKRGMVLCHPGQIKPYKNFKATVYILKKEEGGRHTPFGNKYRPQFYLRTMDCTGEITLPEGIEMVMPGDNVEIKVELIYAVALNAGLRFAIREGGRTVGSGQITEVYED; encoded by the coding sequence ATGGCTAAAGAGACATTTCAGCGTACCAAGCCGCACGTAAACATTGGTACAATTGGTCACGTAGACCACGGTAAGACTACATTGACAGCTGCCATTTCTAAAACCCTCCATGATAAGGGCTTTGGCGGCGAGGAAGCTAAGTCTTTTGATCAGATTGACAACGCTCCAGAAGAAAAAGAACGTGGTATTACCATCAACTCTTCACACATTGAGTATGAAACCGCAAAGCGTCACTACGCACACGTAGACTGTCCTGGTCACGCCGACTATGTAAAGAACATGGTTACTGGTGCTGCTCAGATGGACGGTGCTATCTTGGTTTGTGCCGCTACAGACGGTCCTATGCCTCAGACACGTGAGCACGTATTGCTCGCTCGTCAGGTAAACGTACCTCGCTTGGTTGTATTCTTGAACAAGTGTGATATGGTTGAAGATGAGGAAATGCTCGAACTCGTAGAAATGGAGCTCGGCGAAATTCTTACACAATACGAATATGAGGAAGATACTCCAATTATCCGCGGTTCTGCACTCGGTGCTTTGAACGGTGTTGAAAAGTGGACCGACAAGGTTATGGAGCTTATGGACACTGTTGATGAGTGGATACAAGAGCCTCCTCGTGCTACAGATAAGCCATTCTTGATGCCTATCGAAGACGTATTCTCAATCACAGGTCGTGGTACTGTTGCTACTGGTCGTATCGAGACTGGTGTTATCCACGTAGGTGACGAAGTTGAATTGCTCGGTCTTGGTGAAGACAAGAAGTCTACTGTAACTGGTGTGGAAATGTTCCGCAAGCTTCTCGATGAAGGTCAAGCTGGTGATAACGTAGGTTTGCTTCTCCGTGGTATCGATAAGAATGAAATCAAGCGTGGTATGGTACTTTGCCACCCAGGCCAGATTAAGCCTTACAAGAACTTCAAGGCTACTGTATATATCTTGAAGAAGGAAGAAGGTGGTCGTCATACTCCATTCGGTAACAAGTATCGTCCACAGTTCTACCTCCGTACAATGGACTGTACAGGTGAAATCACATTGCCAGAAGGAATTGAAATGGTAATGCCTGGTGATAACGTAGAAATCAAGGTTGAACTTATCTACGCTGTTGCTTTGAACGCAGGTCTACGTTTCGCTATCCGTGAGGGTGGTCGTACAGTAGGTTCTGGTCAGATTACAGAGGTTTACGAAGATTAA
- the rpsU gene encoding 30S ribosomal protein S21: MIIVPVKDGENIERALKKFKRKFEKTGVVKELRSRQQFDKPSVKKRLKMERAIYVQRLRNAEE, encoded by the coding sequence ATGATTATTGTACCAGTTAAGGATGGTGAGAACATCGAAAGAGCACTCAAGAAATTTAAGAGAAAGTTTGAAAAAACAGGCGTTGTAAAAGAACTTCGTTCTCGTCAACAGTTTGACAAACCTTCTGTTAAGAAGCGCTTGAAGATGGAACGTGCCATTTACGTACAGCGACTTCGCAACGCAGAGGAGTAA
- the rplK gene encoding 50S ribosomal protein L11, producing MAKEVAGLIKLQIKGGAANPSPPVGPALGSKGINIMGFCKEFNARTQDKAGKVLPVVITYYNDKSFSFVIKTPPAAIQLLEAAKVKGGSGEPNRKKVASVTWEQVRAIAEDKMPDLNCFTVESAMKLIAGTARSMGITVKGDFPGK from the coding sequence ATGGCTAAAGAAGTTGCTGGATTAATCAAATTACAGATTAAAGGTGGCGCAGCGAATCCTTCCCCTCCCGTAGGCCCTGCATTGGGTTCTAAGGGTATTAATATTATGGGTTTCTGCAAGGAATTCAATGCCCGCACCCAGGATAAGGCTGGAAAAGTTCTTCCAGTTGTTATTACATACTACAACGATAAGTCTTTCAGCTTTGTTATCAAGACACCTCCTGCTGCTATCCAGTTGCTCGAGGCTGCCAAGGTAAAAGGCGGTTCAGGCGAGCCAAACCGTAAAAAAGTTGCTTCTGTAACTTGGGAACAGGTTAGAGCTATTGCAGAAGATAAGATGCCAGACCTCAACTGCTTTACAGTTGAGAGTGCTATGAAACTTATCGCTGGTACTGCACGTAGTATGGGAATCACTGTAAAAGGGGACTTCCCTGGTAAATAA
- a CDS encoding aminopeptidase P family protein encodes MENKIQQRLQKLRKLMKKNNLSAFIFPSTDPHQGEYIPDHWKGREWISGFDGSAGTAVVTLKSAALWTDSRYFIAAEEQLKGTDYVLMKERVEGTPTVSEWLSSEFKGCEDIHVGIDGWLFSEIYTTELIWDLRERGDFYVHTDFDPLEEIWNDRPSIPKNKIEVQPLQYAGETTESKLARIRKALAEQQADGILVSALDEIAWILNLRGNDVHCNPVFVSYLLIEPTKATLLIDHDKLTTEVQSYLEKEQIGTREYDEMLSALQEYNGKALLVNSDEMTHKVYNALNCRRAVAGTSPIPAMKAVKNETEIEGFKHAMLRDGIAMVKFLKWLKPAVEAGGQTEISLEKKLTSLRAEQDLFRGISFDTIVGYEAHGAIVHYEATPQTDIPVEPRGLVLIDSGAQYQDGTTDITRTIALGDITDEQRRIYTLVLKGHIQLDLCKFPDGACGSQIDAFARQAMWREGYNFMHGTGHGVGSYLNVHEGPHQIRMEWRPAPLHAGMTVTDEPGIYLAGKFGVRIENTLYIKPYKKTDFGTFLQFESLTLAPIDTAPIDFDLLTAEEIEWLNCYHARVYETLSPHLNEEERAWLAENTAAVKL; translated from the coding sequence ATGGAGAACAAAATACAACAACGCTTGCAGAAATTGCGCAAGCTAATGAAGAAGAACAATCTTTCGGCATTCATTTTTCCAAGCACCGACCCGCATCAAGGCGAATACATACCCGACCATTGGAAAGGTCGCGAGTGGATTTCGGGCTTCGACGGTTCGGCAGGAACGGCAGTCGTAACCCTGAAAAGTGCTGCCCTTTGGACAGACTCACGCTACTTCATTGCTGCGGAAGAACAACTGAAAGGCACCGACTATGTGCTGATGAAGGAGCGTGTAGAGGGTACACCTACGGTTTCGGAGTGGCTTTCGAGCGAGTTTAAAGGCTGCGAAGACATTCATGTAGGCATTGATGGTTGGCTTTTCTCGGAAATTTATACTACCGAACTTATTTGGGACTTACGCGAAAGGGGCGATTTCTATGTTCATACCGACTTCGACCCATTGGAAGAGATATGGAACGACCGCCCTTCCATACCGAAAAACAAGATAGAAGTACAACCCTTGCAGTATGCAGGCGAAACAACCGAATCGAAACTGGCACGCATTCGCAAGGCGTTGGCAGAACAGCAAGCCGACGGCATATTGGTTTCGGCACTCGATGAAATAGCCTGGATACTTAATTTGCGCGGCAACGATGTGCATTGCAACCCTGTTTTCGTGTCTTACCTACTTATCGAGCCAACGAAAGCGACCCTCTTAATCGACCACGACAAGCTGACAACAGAAGTACAAAGCTATCTCGAAAAAGAGCAGATAGGAACAAGAGAGTACGACGAAATGCTATCGGCATTGCAAGAATACAACGGCAAAGCATTGCTTGTAAACAGCGACGAAATGACCCACAAGGTGTATAACGCACTCAATTGCCGCCGTGCCGTAGCTGGAACATCGCCCATTCCTGCGATGAAAGCCGTGAAGAACGAAACCGAAATAGAAGGTTTCAAGCATGCTATGCTGCGCGACGGCATAGCAATGGTGAAGTTCCTGAAGTGGCTGAAACCCGCCGTTGAAGCGGGAGGACAGACCGAAATATCGCTCGAAAAGAAACTAACATCGCTCCGTGCCGAACAAGATTTGTTCAGAGGCATATCGTTCGACACCATTGTGGGTTACGAGGCACACGGTGCTATCGTACATTACGAAGCCACACCGCAGACCGATATACCCGTAGAACCACGTGGTTTGGTGCTCATCGACAGCGGTGCACAATATCAAGACGGCACCACCGACATTACACGTACCATAGCATTGGGCGACATAACCGACGAACAACGCCGCATTTACACCCTTGTATTGAAAGGGCACATACAGCTCGACCTCTGCAAATTCCCAGACGGAGCGTGCGGTTCGCAAATAGACGCCTTTGCCCGACAAGCTATGTGGCGCGAAGGCTACAACTTTATGCACGGAACAGGGCACGGTGTGGGCAGCTATCTGAACGTGCACGAGGGGCCGCACCAAATTCGTATGGAATGGCGACCTGCACCGTTGCATGCTGGAATGACCGTTACCGACGAGCCGGGCATCTATCTTGCAGGCAAATTCGGGGTGCGCATAGAGAACACCTTATATATAAAGCCTTACAAGAAAACCGACTTTGGAACATTCCTTCAGTTTGAATCGCTCACGCTTGCACCCATCGACACTGCGCCTATCGACTTCGACTTGCTCACCGCAGAGGAAATCGAATGGCTCAACTGCTATCACGCAAGGGTGTACGAAACGCTCTCTCCACATCTGAACGAAGAAGAAAGAGCGTGGCTTGCTGAAAATACGGCAGCCGTAAAACTGTAA
- the hpf gene encoding ribosome hibernation-promoting factor, HPF/YfiA family: protein MDIKIQAIHFDTTEKLEAFINKKVEKLEKTYEDIQKVEVQLKVEKPAAAMNKTTSLTVSIPGNKLFAEKTCDTFEEGVDLCLDAMKVQLIKAKEKQRK, encoded by the coding sequence ATGGACATTAAAATTCAAGCAATTCACTTTGACACTACCGAGAAATTAGAGGCTTTCATCAATAAGAAAGTCGAAAAACTTGAAAAAACTTACGAAGACATTCAGAAAGTTGAGGTGCAATTAAAGGTTGAGAAACCTGCTGCGGCTATGAATAAGACTACAAGTTTGACGGTCTCAATACCAGGGAACAAACTGTTCGCAGAGAAAACCTGCGACACCTTCGAAGAAGGGGTAGATTTATGCTTGGACGCAATGAAGGTTCAGCTCATCAAGGCAAAGGAAAAACAAAGAAAATAA
- a CDS encoding serine hydrolase domain-containing protein, with product MKRYLTLAVCFVLMAMLTSCIVFREMRALVKHAPSIRDGRLFAHDTIANNAKNVFHFAEMPLHQRVLDTLKLTFANYKKPVKDKTFAEYTCMDGGASAFIIIQNDTIKYEHYNGWLKKLGHSNIFSVSKSVTALMCGVAVKEGKIRSIDDCVTDYVPELRNADEHFQRLTIRHLLNMQAGLKYSENYSNPFCSMALLYFGHNAFKQIKKLKFKCEPGTKYEYNSMTTAILSYVLERATGVKYADYLSEKLWKPLGMETQATVTLDSKKHRNAKSYGGINTNVRDLAKIGRLVLNQGNWNGKQIVDSAWIAQMYVPAMKEDKDKYSLGWYNFSKSKAICAIGLFGQTIFVYPKYNVVAVRLGENKRCQYDVLVRDVVDLLAKKGVKW from the coding sequence ATGAAGAGATATTTAACGCTTGCGGTTTGTTTTGTATTGATGGCGATGCTGACATCGTGTATCGTCTTTCGTGAAATGCGCGCATTGGTGAAGCACGCACCCAGTATTCGTGATGGTCGGTTGTTTGCACACGATACCATTGCCAACAATGCCAAGAATGTGTTCCATTTTGCGGAAATGCCATTGCATCAGCGTGTGTTAGATACTTTGAAACTTACGTTTGCTAATTACAAGAAGCCTGTAAAGGATAAGACTTTTGCCGAATATACCTGTATGGACGGTGGGGCATCGGCGTTTATCATCATTCAGAACGACACGATAAAGTACGAACATTACAATGGTTGGTTGAAGAAATTGGGTCATTCGAATATCTTTTCTGTGTCTAAATCGGTAACTGCGCTGATGTGTGGCGTTGCTGTGAAGGAGGGGAAAATACGGAGCATAGACGACTGTGTTACCGATTATGTTCCGGAGCTGCGCAATGCTGACGAGCATTTTCAGCGGCTGACGATACGCCATCTGCTGAATATGCAGGCTGGGTTGAAGTATAGCGAAAACTATTCTAATCCGTTTTGTTCAATGGCATTGCTGTATTTTGGGCATAATGCCTTTAAACAGATAAAGAAATTGAAGTTTAAATGTGAGCCGGGAACGAAATACGAGTACAACAGTATGACGACTGCCATATTGAGCTATGTGCTGGAACGTGCAACAGGTGTGAAATACGCAGATTATCTGAGCGAAAAGCTTTGGAAGCCACTCGGTATGGAGACGCAGGCAACCGTAACACTCGACAGCAAGAAACACCGCAATGCAAAAAGCTATGGAGGCATAAATACCAATGTTCGCGACTTGGCAAAGATAGGCAGGTTGGTGCTGAATCAAGGCAATTGGAACGGAAAGCAGATAGTCGATTCTGCTTGGATAGCACAGATGTACGTGCCTGCAATGAAAGAAGACAAAGACAAATACTCGTTAGGTTGGTATAATTTCTCTAAGAGTAAAGCCATTTGTGCTATAGGACTTTTCGGTCAAACCATCTTCGTTTATCCCAAATACAATGTTGTTGCCGTGCGCTTAGGCGAAAACAAACGGTGCCAATACGATGTGCTTGTGCGAGATGTAGTAGATTTGCTTGCAAAGAAAGGTGTTAAGTGGTGA
- the nusG gene encoding transcription termination/antitermination protein NusG, whose protein sequence is MADTEKKWYVLRAISGKEAKVKEYIDAELRQNAKLAERVFEVLLPTESHASLRNGKRVVTEKLSLPGYVLVQANMNSEIASTLRFMPNVLGFLGGMAEPTPVRQAEVNRLLGNVEDSVLEEVQDIPYTVGESVKVTDGPFSGFHGIIEEVNTEKHKLKVMVMIFGRQNPLELSFMQVAKEE, encoded by the coding sequence ATGGCTGATACTGAAAAGAAATGGTATGTACTTCGTGCCATCAGTGGTAAGGAAGCAAAGGTGAAAGAATACATCGATGCAGAATTACGACAGAATGCGAAGTTGGCAGAGCGTGTTTTCGAGGTTTTGTTACCTACCGAAAGTCACGCATCTTTGCGTAATGGCAAGCGTGTTGTTACCGAGAAGTTAAGTCTTCCTGGTTATGTGCTTGTACAAGCCAATATGAATTCGGAGATTGCATCAACACTCCGTTTTATGCCTAATGTATTAGGTTTCCTTGGTGGAATGGCAGAACCGACACCTGTTCGTCAGGCAGAGGTGAACCGTTTACTCGGAAATGTAGAGGACTCTGTACTTGAAGAAGTACAAGATATTCCTTATACAGTTGGAGAGTCTGTGAAAGTTACCGATGGTCCATTCAGCGGTTTCCATGGTATCATCGAAGAGGTGAATACCGAGAAGCACAAGCTGAAGGTAATGGTAATGATTTTCGGACGACAGAACCCGTTGGAGCTAAGTTTTATGCAAGTAGCAAAAGAGGAATAA
- the secE gene encoding preprotein translocase subunit SecE, which yields MLKRIFTKFLEYCKDCYNELAHKTTWPTRAELTHSAMVVLSASLIIALIVFAFDFISQHVMEFVYPG from the coding sequence ATGTTGAAAAGAATATTTACAAAATTCTTAGAATACTGCAAGGATTGTTATAACGAACTTGCGCATAAGACGACATGGCCTACACGTGCCGAACTTACACACAGTGCAATGGTAGTATTATCTGCTTCCCTAATCATTGCGCTTATTGTGTTTGCTTTTGATTTTATATCACAGCATGTGATGGAGTTTGTTTATCCAGGCTAA